In Plodia interpunctella isolate USDA-ARS_2022_Savannah chromosome 1, ilPloInte3.2, whole genome shotgun sequence, one DNA window encodes the following:
- the Piezo gene encoding piezo-type mechanosensitive ion channel component isoform X3 codes for MAANYCTILMVRVVLPVGLLLSIALRPFGLSLIYLLLYLLAPLIQVFNNDNSKLACRRLLHLNIVVSITLLLTHAAWHGVLVMFPPYGSLLETYPLMQRIGHNLGLVGYNTIKPWMAVHYLAPELLMTVTSVVVYMVVQKVTVLTSEGLVRKDMNYQRYPMLTSAGKYLCLILIMFSGILRPNVVSGIYFLVFMGAATAWSLGQPLNRGFAIAGRFVMFVMALNIITLLVYQCNWIIEMFPPNMGIARYFGLTQVVAIIDTDPHNFSFIVKYDQKWMQLASPIVILFTYCILAIETRELLKPKTKRRHTMTGLELGKQNGSVLHGFSGEGYRANRDKWMMATKKIRLMNRAHSGTGRRWSGVRSRHFRQDSTGSVVVGTLGDDTMTDIEESSVVDEIIAAVIDFFQIVVRSSYIATTITMMAWSIMFHSWLTFVFLMWANIVWLRQDQRSFMLKTSPVLVLYAMSLLILQYVYGMNLTELELPSSVPEVNLRQIGVMRPEGEPCVPILIKTLFTCMFWVTLRQRVQEIRQKRQSIVATDLAAPLQLTVSTGASAIEEQRDTEYQSRLLRVLGVSFRRFCARYWIYVVVIMLFVIGITGDRMTIFRIIYMFLFLVFILMFQISWYYWRRLMYVFWITLIMYSMLNLILIYIYQFDNFSKTIETYLMINEKLQHDLGLDTYDPADLFVKLLTPTLFLIITIMQVHYFHKDFMELSDPKTQTNSVARDIESNRQSPGPGGSTMRDDDLPPLPIEEEPQLSREPNVRWNQQTTVMAAINEDPNARSTPDPNVPTTSDPNARTEQRSNSPNTTDNKDQNVRIKAQDPKTMNTQNLNIRAADNSNAVKTSDTDDSHSLGVSSAYSRTQRSNRNTSHGYQNSDLMRGTAAFHKWLCSNYRQIRHKVYAFMDKLFLYLHLHLVKIVFFALMLLCVCNVCAMHMPIMVIISPALWLSAKKQRFCLLFLSTLISIYLMALMVYQIDYIQSSFFDVNCTFLDANGTAVSSTYSNANWVGFHKTSKHKPLVTLVKGYIGIICTFTFYSLLTYRHQSKGEIGSTRVRELIYPKITRKEADIDLLHCFKYVVNYGFYKFGVEVTLMALIAVIGSRMDVYAVIYSLWLTILVSLKRPKQARVWPAFCVFVAVVVPFQYALCVGFLPQFCVDYPWRVSNIVSETQMKHIRTWLFLPYLEEPPHALKLVFDYILLLFATRQLIVFRTEKKYGDSYPGGSNDENIGQDWETAHFVNPVPDFLGFVGSWLDVLKRMVFLGMLWVTLAIMFMTGTNRVNLFSIGYLIGSFIFLWQGTDFYLRPKEVILLWWSWLLRYNVAVVSVKVLLQIPGCIFSGVLQDHACWLVQLLGIGCVDKFAGGNIAQFIKMQYSKEATCSVPQEDIGLAWDGVCFAFLILQRRLFNSYYFFRVIDESKATTVLASRGAELIEELRQKQMQIQEDQEVKILEKIKVKMERIKANQKKIQGAFIKDLPHHDRAGGRQRYRPPTSHQKAVRSGDYYMFDEFDDTEVPMKGDEESSEDEDAPKEMGIGKLLSTVIKTDVKTAVNMRRASAPAVRSARQQSINSYPSSYPEQGKQVQRQDEDKSIMDDRQRLERERTGPVSELDEFAPEPEPETWFEKVKRLANMSWMFINSLLVSLTRHLMKYSRDYRYVSRTLSVEKKILKEKEGFGIGIREGSQMIWEPLPETIAHQVSARKLSDISVPEIRILAPSMERGLDASPPPHRKDSTSETTRQEIDDDTSEHESAFSLQSSESKDVTTLEEQDDSVFKHEHTPFVYLMYALWYSVVAHTDVVCYIMVFINQIQSATILSIPLPLMVFMWGTLTIPRPTKTFWVTLIAYTEVIVLIKSMFQFEILPWNQNVIPNNMPFTAPRIIGIERKYNYAIYDLLLLLIIFLHRFMLKSLGLWKESTPEIELREDMIYHLTDEDTQNVVEGRTYEVGRKYLQRHNQAGPSPPEAEKSSPAISNAHGQSFRDHSRDEQDTAGPSKPPIGPPLPDDDHYKVNDDKEPIIAVTTVLENNNNHYPQVILLSIQRYMRPTKMFFKRMLAPGARVTADVYAYMFLCDFFNFLVVIFGFAAFGTHQGDGGVQAYLEENKVPIPFLVMLILQFGLIVIDRALYLRKFMMGKILFQYALIVGVHVWMFFVLPFITERTFNALWPPPIWYMLKCVYLLLSAYQIRCGYPRRIIGNFLCKSYRFLNMIFFRGFMAVPFVFELRTLMDWIWTDTSMTLMDWLKMEDIFANVFLLKCSRYVEDEFPQPRGEKKSTVVKYLLGGGVLAFVIAIIWFPLVFFAVGNTVGKPNPPTDVTVKIRIGPYLPVYQMSAQSHNIDVYSQQDYTQLGNLYGRDRTAQTFLSNYMYNDVAVVSINPNSTMTWDISPPELARLENEAMSNATITVKFTFVITHPTNAVPNPPTIEDHREVEMLALEPDGKRNPERETLVQMLQGTAPPNAWLTVKLLFPKFVKVFNKGEAKPAYQLISWDPDIEVVERMYRDVKMRLEREDITNKMYWRVHESCSLRDKLKSVPMNNCDLLVMYTFNDKLFPETLNFISGSGIIGLYTTFVFLASRILRGFFSGIYTKIMFDDLPNVDRVLQLCLDIYLVREALELALEEDLFAKLVFLYRSPETMIKWSRPKEDTEEQRALPPSR; via the exons gtATAGCATTGCGACCATTCGGACTCTCCCTCATATACTTGCTACTGTACCTGTTAGCGCCTCTTATACAAGTTTTTAACAACGACAATAGCAAAC TTGCCTGCCGCCGCTTGCTGCATCTAAACATAGTGGTGTCGATCACATTATTGCTGACCCACGCAGCATGGCACGGGGTGCTGGTTATGTTCCCCCCCTACGGCTCCTTGCTGGAGACCTATCCGCTAATGCAACGGATCGGACACAACCTCGGCCTCGTCGGCTACAACACCATAAAACCGTGGATGGCTGTACATTATCTGGCGCCAGAG ttattAATGACAGTGACTTCAGTGGTGGTATATATGGTAGTACAGAAAGTGACAGTACTAACTTCGGAAGGACTAGTAAGGAAAGACATGAATTATCAGCGATATCCCATGCTTACGAGTGCTG GGAAGTACCTGTGTCTCATCCTGATAATGTTCTCTGGTATATTGCGTCCAAATGTGGTGTCAGGGATATACTTTCTGGTGTTCATGGGCGCCGCGACCGCGTGGTCGTTGGGGCAGCCGCTGAATCGCGGGTTCGCCATTGCCGGACGCTTCGTCATGTTCGTCATGGCCCTCAATATCATCACGTTGCTCGTGTACCAATGCAATTGGATTATAGAGATGTTCCCACCTAATATGGGGATAGCCAG ATACTTTGGATTGACGCAAGTGGTCGCTATCATCGATACAGACCCAcacaatttttcattcatagtGAAATATGACCAAAAGTGGATGCAACTTGCAAGCCCTATAGTCATACTCTTTACATATTGCATCCTTGCTATAGAAACTCGGGAACTCTTAAAACCAAAG ACGAAAAGAAGGCACACGATGACGGGCCTGGAGTTGGGCAAGCAGAATGGGTCCGTCCTGCACGGGTTCTCCGGCGAGGGCTACCGCGCCAACCGCGACAAATGGATGATGGCCACTAAAAAGATACGA TTGATGAACCGCGCCCACAGCGGCACCGGCCGGCGCTGGTCTGGTGTCCGGTCCCGTCACTTCCGGCAGGACTCCACCGGGTCGGTGGTCGTCGGCACCCTTGGCGAtg atacaATGACGGATATAGAAGAGTCCAGTGTAGTCGATGAAATCATAGCCGCTGTTAtagattttttccaaattgtagtcag atcGTCATACATAGCTACGACGATCACGATGATGGCGTGGAGTATCATGTTCCACTCGTGGCTCACGTTCGTGTTCCTCATGTGGGCGAACATCGTGTGGCTGCGCCAGGACCAACGGTCCTTCATGCTCAAAACCAGTCCCGTACTCGTCCTTTACGCAATGTCGTTGCTGATCTTACAGTATGTTTATGGCATGAATCTAACAGAACTTGAGCTTCCTTCATCTGTGCCG gAAGTTAATCTTCGTCAAATTGGCGTTATGCGGCCGGAAGGTGAGCCGTGCGTGCCTATCTTGATTAAGACGCTGTTCACATGTATGTTTTGGGTAACGCTGCGACAAAGGGTTCAAGAGATCCGCCAGAAGCGCCAGTCTATCGTTGCCACCGATCTGGCCGCACCTTTACAGCTCACTGTCTCTACAGGCGCCAGCG CGATAGAAGAGCAACGCGATACAGAATACCAATCTCGACTCCTGCGCGTCCTAGGCGTGTCTTTCCGTCGATTTTGCGCACGCTATTGGATATACGTCGTCGTCATAATGTTGTTCGTGATAGGAATCACCGGTGACCGCATGACTATCTTCCGCATTATCTACATGTTCCTGTTTCTAGTCTTCATCCTCATGTTccaa ATTAGTTGGTATTATTGGCGTCGGTTGATGTATGTGTTTTGGATAACACTCATCATGTACTCGATGTTAAAtctcatattaatatatatctacCAGTTCGACAACTTTTCCAAAACAATAGAGACTTATTTGATGATAAACGAAAaatt ACAACACGACTTGGGCTTGGACACGTACGACCCGGCGGACTTGTTCGTCAAGTTGCTGACCCCCACACTCTTCCTCATCATCACCATCATGCAAGTCCACTACTTCCACAAAGACTTTATGGAGCTCTCTGATCCCAAGAC ACAAACGAATAGCGTTGCAAGAGATATAGAATCGAATAGACAAAGTCCAGGTCCCGGTGGATCTACTATGAGAGACGATGAC ctTCCACCTCTGCCTATAGAGGAGGAACCACAGCTGAGTCGTGAACCCAACGTCAGGTGGAACCAGCAAACCACAGTTATGGCAGCAATTAACGAAGATCCCAATGCCAGAAGTACGCCAGATCCCAATGTTCCAACTACTTCAGACCCGAATGCTAGAACTGAGCAACGTTCAAATAGTCCGAATACCACAGATAATAAAGATCAAAATGTCAGAATTAAAGCTCAAGATCCCAAGACCATGAACACTCAAAACCTCAATATCAGAGCAGCTGATAACTCTAATGCCGTGAAAACATCGGATACCGATGACTCTCATTCTTTAGGCGTATCGTCGGCATACTCAAGGACACAGAGATCCAATCG AAATACGTCGCACGGATATCAAAATTCTGACTTGATGCGAGGCACGGCCGCGTTCCATAAGTGGCTGTGTAGCAACTACCGCCAGATCAGGCACAAGGTATATGCCTTTATGGACAAGCTGTTCCTGTACCTACATCTACACCTCGTCAAGATTGTATTCTTCGCCCTCATGCTGCTTTGTGTCTGCAAT GTATGCGCGATGCACATGCCCATTATGGTTATAATATCTCCGGCCCTTTGGCTGAGCGCTAAAAAGCAGCGATTTTGCTTGCTCTTCTTATCCACTCTCATCAGCATCTACCTCATGGCGCTGATGGTCTATCAGATAGACTACATACAAAGTTCCTTCTTCGACGTCAACTGTactttt cTTGATGCCAACGGCACGGCGGTCTCGTCGACATACAGCAATGCAAACTGGGTCGGATTCCACAAGACGAGCAAGCACAAACCACTCGTGACACTGGTCAAGGGGTACATTGGCATCATATGTACCTTCACCTTCTACTCGCTCCTCACTTACCGCCATCAAAGTAAAGg tgaaATTGGTTCGACGCGAGTTCGAGAACTTATTTACCCAAAGATAACTCGCAAAGAGGCCGATATAGACTTActacattgttttaaatacgTGGTCAACTACGGGTTTTATAAATTCGGTGTGGAG gtaaCCCTGATGGCTTTGATTGCTGTGATCGGCTCACGAATGGACGTGTACGCCGTGATATATTCCTTGTGGCTGACGATACTGGTGTCCCTGAAGAGGCCCAAGCAGGCGCGTGTTTGGCCGGCCTTCTGTGTGTTTGTGGCCGTAGTGGTGCCGTTCCAATATGCGCTGTGTGTGGGCTTCCTACCGCAGTTCTGTGTGGATTACCCTTGGAGAGTCAGCAATATAGTGTCTGAGacg CAAATGAAGCATATTCGAACATGGCTATTCCTCCCGTACCTCGAAGAGCCACCGCACGCATTGAAGCTCGTGTTCGACTACATCCTGCTGTTGTTCGCGACGCGACAGCTAATCGTGTTTAGGACGGAGAAAAAATATGGTGACAGTTACCCGGGAGGCTCCAACGACGAGAACATAGGCCAGGACTGGGAGACCGCCCATTTCGTCAACCCAGTGCCTGATTTCCTCGGATTTGTggg GTCATGGCTAGACGTTTTGAAGCGTATGGTGTTTCTAGGCATGCTGTGGGTGACTCTAGCCATCATGTTCATGACGGGAACCAACAGAGTCAATCTCTTCTCTATTGGCTACCTGATCGGTTCTTTCATATTTCTGTGGCAAGGCACCGACTTCTATTTGAGGCCAAAGGAAGTCATATTATTGTg GTGGTCGTGGTTGCTGCGCTACAACGTAGCGGTGGTGTCCGTGAAGGTGCTGCTGCAGATCCCGGGCTGCATATTCAGCGGCGTGCTGCAGGACCACGCGTGCTGGCTCGTGCAGCTGCTCGGCATCGGCTGCGTGGACAAGTTCGCGGGCGGGAACATAGCGCAGTTCATCAAGATGCAGTACAGCAAG gAAGCAACATGTTCAGTGCCCCAAGAGGACATAGGGCTGGCGTGGGACGGCGTTTGCTTTGCGTTCCTGATACTGCAGCGGCGGCTGTTCAACAGCTATTACTTCTTCAGGGTGATCGACGAGAGCAAAGCTACCACCGTCTTGGCTTCTAG AGGAGCGGAGTTGATCGAGGAATTGAGACAAAAGCAGATGCAGATACAAGAAGACCAAGAGGTGAAGATATTGGAGAAGATCAAAGTGAAAATGGAAAGGATAAAAGCTAATCAGAAGAAGATTCAGGGTGCCTTTATAAAGGACTTACCACATCATGACAGAG CGGGCGGCAGACAGCGATATAGGCCACCGACCAGCCATCAGAAGG CGGTCCGTTCTGGCGACTACTACATGTTCGACGAATTCGATGATACTGAAGTTCCTATGAAAGGAGATGAAGAATCAAGTGAAGACGAAGACGCACCTAAGGAAATGGGTATCGGCAAG CTGCTGTCGACGGTGATCAAGACCGACGTGAAGACGGCGGTGAACATGCGGCGGGCCTCGGCCCCCGCCGTGCGCTCCGCCCGCCAACAATCCATCAACAGCTACCCGTCCTCTTACCCGGAGCAG ggTAAGCAGGTTCAAAGGCAGGATGAAGACAAATCTATCATGGACGACCGCCAGCGGCTGGAGAGAGAGCGCACCGGCCCTGTCTCCGAACTCGACGAATTCGCCCCAGAACCAG AACCGGAGACGTGGTTCGAGAAAGTGAAGCGGCTCGCGAACATGTCCTGGATGTTCATCAACAGTCTGCTGGTGTCGCTGACACGACATCTCATGAAGTACTCTAGGGATTACAGATACGTATCCCGAACACTTTCCGTAGAGAAGAAAATTCTCAAG GAGAAGGAAGGCTTCGGAATAGGAATAAGAGAGGGCTCTCAAATGATATGGGAACCGTTGCCAGAAACCATTGCTCATCAGGTGTCAGC CCGTAAGTTAAGCGATATAAGCGTGCCGGAGATTCGGATATTGGCGCCGAGTATGGAGCGGGGCCTCGACGCCTCGCCGCCGCCGCACCGCAAGGATTCCACCTCGGAGACCACGCGCCAAGAAATTGACGACGACACATCTGAACACGAGAGCGCGTTTAGCCTTCAGTCTAGCGAAAG TAAGGACGTGACCACGCTGGAAGAACAGGACGACTCGGTGTTCAAACATGAGCACACGCCGTTCGTGTACCTTATGTACGCATTGTGGTACTCTGTGGTCGCTCATACGGACGTCGTGTGTTATATTATGGTGTTTATTAACCAG ATTCAATCGGCGACGATTCTATCGATTCCATTACCGCTCATGGTGTTTATGTGGGGGACGTTGACGATACCACGGCCCACGAAGACATTTTGGGTCACACTTATCGCCTATACTGAG GTGATCGTGCTGATCAAAAGCATGTTCCAATTCGAGATCCTGCCGTGGAACCAGAACGTGATCCCTAACAATATGCCGTTCACAGCGCCGAGGATCATCGGCATCGAGCGCAAGTACAACTACGCAATCTACGACCTGCTGCTCTTGCTCATCATATTCCTACACAG GTTCATGCTAAAATCTCTCGGTTTGTGGAAGGAGTCCACGCCCGAAATCGAGCTCCGTGAAGACATGATATACCACTTGACGGATGAGGACACGCAGAATGTGGTCGAAGGCCGCACGTACGAGGTCGGCAGGAAGTACTTACAGCGACACAACCAGGCTGGCCC GAGTCCTCCTGAAGCAGAAAAATCCTCGCCCGCTATATCTAATGCGCATGGCCAGTCATTCAGAGACCATTCCAGAGATGAACAAGATACTGCCGGTCCTTCCAAACCACCAATAGGACCACCGCTTCCTGATGACGACCATTACAA agTAAACGACGACAAGGAACCGATAATAGCTGTGACGACTGTATTAGAGAACAATAATAACCACTACCCGCAAGTGATATTGCTATC CATTCAGCGCTACATGCGGCCAACCAAGATGTTTTTCAAGCGGATGTTAGCGCCCGGAGCGCGTGTCACCGCCGACGTCTACGCTTACATGTTCCTCTGCGATTTCTTCAACTTCCTCGTCGTCATCTTCGGATTCGCTGCGTTTGGG ACTCATCAAGGCGATGGTGGCGTGCAAGCGTACTTAGAGGAGAACAAAGTGCCCATCCCGTTCTTAGTGATGCTCATACTCCAATTTGGTCTGATCGTCATTGACAGAGCCCTGTATTTGCGTAAATTCATGATGGGCAAGATACTCTTCCAGTATGCCCTCATTGTGGGCGTCCATGTGTGGATGTTCTTCGTGCTGCCTTTTATTACAGAGAg AACATTCAACGCACTATGGCCGCCGCCGATCTGGTACATGCTGAAGTGCGTGTACCTGCTGCTGTCGGCGTACCAGATCCGCTGCGGGTACCCGCGCCGCATCATCGGCAACTTCCTCTGCAAGTCCTACCGCTTCCTCAACATGATCTTCTTCAGAGG GTTCATGGCGGTGCCGTTTGTGTTCGAGCTGCGCACTCTGATGGACTGGATCTGGACGGACACCTCGATGACTCTCATGGACTGGCTCAAAATGGAGGACATATTCGCTAACGTCTTCCTGCTTAAA TGTTCGCGATACGTGGAGGACGAGTTCCCGCAGCCGCGCGGCGAGAAGAAGTCGACCGTCGTCAAGTATTTACTCGGAGGTGGAGTACTGGCCTTCGTCATTGCTATCATCTGGTTCCCACTAGTTTTCTTCGCCGTTGGCAATACC GTTGGTAAGCCGAATCCTCCAACGGATGTGACTGTAAAAATCCGCATCGGGCCGTACCTGCCTGTTTATCAGATGTCTGCGCAGTCGCACAATATAGATGT TTATTCGCAACAAGACTACACGCAGCTGGGCAACTTGTACGGGCGCGACCGCACCGCGCAGACGTTCCTCTCCAACTACATGTACAACGACGTGGCCGTCGTCTCCATCAACCCCAACTCCACCATGACCTGGGACATCTCCCCGCCTGAGCTGGCCAGGCTCGAGAACGAAGCTATGTCCA ACGCAACGATCACGGTGAAGTTCACATTCGTGATAACGCACCCGACGAACGCGGTGCCCAACCCGCCGACCATAGAGGACCACCGCGAGGTCGAGATGCTGGCGCTCGAGCCGGACGGCAAGCGGAACCCCGAGCGGGAGACGCTGGTGCAGATGCTGCAGGGCACTGCGCCCCCCAACGCTTG GTTGACAGTGAAATTGCTATTTCCTAAATTCGTGAAAGTATTCAACAAGGGAGAAGCCAAACCCGCCTATCAGCTTATATCGTGGGATCCAGATATTG AGGTCGTTGAGAGAATGTACAGGGACGTGAAGATGCGTTTGGAACGCGAGGATATCACCAACAAGATGTACTGGCGCGTGCACGAGTCATGTTCTTTGAGG GACAAGCTGAAGTCCGTCCCGATGAACAACTGCGACCTGCTGGTCATGTACACCTTCAACGACAAGCTGTTCCCGGAGACGCTCAACTTCATCTCGGGAAGCGG GATCATAGGATTGTACACAACGTTCGTGTTCTTGGCGTCGCGTATACTGCGAGGCTTCTTCTCTGGCATCTACACTAAGATCATGTTTGATGATTTGCCTAACGTTGACAGAGTTCTGCAGTTGTGCCTCGACATTTATTtg GTACGCGAAGCTCTGGAGTTAGCGTTAGAAGAAGATTTGTTCGCAAAACTGGTGTTCCTGTACCGCTCACCAGAAACTATGATAAAGTGGAGCCGGCCGAAAGAGGACACAGAGGAACAAAGGGCGCTGCCGCCCTCTCGTTGA